The Chlorocebus sabaeus isolate Y175 chromosome 1, mChlSab1.0.hap1, whole genome shotgun sequence genome includes a region encoding these proteins:
- the LOC119624178 gene encoding uncharacterized protein encodes MTHSLRSSSRACSSWTGNSRAYSSWTGSRMAHSLRSSRAYSSWTGSSRAYSSWTGNSRAYSSWTGSRMAHSLKSSSRACSNCIGSSHKSHSLPWSLHRNHSPPWSPHKSHNPPWSPHRSHSPPWSPHRSHSWSRNRLAHSSTQACSSRRAHSSWSHSPHSQSHSPHSRSHSPHSQRHSPHSRSHSPHSQSHSPHSRSHSLRNSHSSPWFWWIESREGRGVGEREVQVWSSLSLGSLYTCPDVRHDTGSLPCDCLHYFSRALFFPSLLVTSSWLS; translated from the coding sequence ATGACCCACAGCCTGAGGAGCAGCAGCAGGGCTTGCAGCAGCTGGACTGGGAACAGCAGGGCTTACAGCAGCTGGACTGGCAGCAGGATGGCCCACAGCCTGAGGAGCAGCAGGGCTTACAGCAGCTGGACTGGGAGCAGCAGGGCTTACAGCAGCTGGACTGGGAACAGCAGGGCTTACAGCAGCTGGACTGGCAGCAGGATGGCCCACAGCCTGAAGAGCAGCAGCAGGGCTTGCAGCAACTGCATTGGGAGCAGCCACAAGAGCCACAGCCTCCCTTGGAGCCTCCACAGGAACCACAGCCCCCCTTGGAGCCCCCACAAGAGCCACAACCCCCCTTGGAGCCCCCACAGGAGCCACAGCCCCCCTTGGAGCCCCCACaggagccacagctggagcaggaaCAGGCTGGCACACAGCAGCACACAGGCTTGCAGCAGCAGACGGGCACACAGCAGCTGGAGCCACAGCCCCCACAGCCAGAGCCACAGCCCCCACAGCAGGAGCCACAGCCCCCACAGCCAGCGCCACAGCCCCCACAGCCGGAGCCACAGCCCCCACAGCCAGAGCCACAGCCCCCACAGCCGGAGCCACAGCCTCCGGAACAGCCACAGCAGCCCATGGTTCTGGTGGATTGAGAGTAGAGAAGGTAGAGGAGTAGGTGAGAGGGAGGTGCAGGTGTGGAGCTCCCTGAGCCTGGGCTCTTTATATACCTGTCCAGATGTCAGGCATGATACAGGATCCCTTCCTTGTGACTGTTTACACTATTTTTCCAGAGCTCtgttttttccctctttgctAGTGACTTCCTCCTGGCTCAGTTGA